A portion of the Syngnathoides biaculeatus isolate LvHL_M chromosome 7, ASM1980259v1, whole genome shotgun sequence genome contains these proteins:
- the LOC133504106 gene encoding cyclic nucleotide-gated channel cone photoreceptor subunit alpha-like, with the protein MAKVNSEISYLTRCRLSSRPSDEELAVIENADSSHDSERALSSKSSRTLFTGPGIMARLSYFFYMLRNWAFNRMNPEVAVRHDSFLERFRGPELKEVCRRESDGQSTGRNSGLRRKNKKEDEIKKTKDEKDEKKDEKKDVKDEKKDEKKDDKKDEKKDEKKKEEPPKEVWIMDPAVDMYYRWLTVIAGPVFYNLIMIVTRACFNELQDRFTKLWIFLDYTSDLIYYTDTFVRSRTGYLEQGLLVKDAKKLRAKYRTTSQFKYDIISMIPTDLLFLKYGFNNPEFRFNRLCKISRLFEFFERTETRTSFPNMFRISNLVLYILVIIHWNACMFFAISKTIGFGSDTWVYPNISHPEHGRLARKYIYSLYWSTLTLTTIGETPPPVKDVEYLFVIADFLTGVLIFASIVGNVGAMISNMNASRAEFQAKIDSIKQYMQFRKVTKDLEARVIKWFDYLWTEKKTCDEKEVLKNLPDKLKAEIAINVHLDTLKKVRIFQDCEAGLLIELVLKLEPQVFSPGDYICKKGDIGREMYIIKEGKLAVVADDGVTQFVVLSDGAYFGEISILGIKGSKAGNRRTANIRSVGYSDLFALSKDDLMEALTEYPEAKKALEEKGKAILMKDNLIDEAVANAGADPKDLEEKLTRLQDNLDAMQTKFAKLLAEFTSSQTRMKQRVSQMEAQVKAVKPEDLSEVVADKDKKVQ; encoded by the exons ATGGCGAAGGTCAACAGCGAAATCTCCTACTTGACCAGATGCCGCCTGTCCAGTCGCCCGTCCGACGAGGAGCTGGCTGTCATCGAAAATGCAGACAGCAG TCACGATTCCGAGAGGGCGCTGTCTTCCAAGTCCAGCAGAACTCTTTTCACGGGTCCAGGAATAATGGCCAG GCTCTCTTACTTCTTCTACATGCTGCGCAACTGGGCCTTCAACAGGATGAACCCCGAGGTAGCGGTGAGGCACGACTCCTTCCTGGAGCGCTTCCGGGGCCCAGAGCTCAAGGAGGTCTGCAGACGTGAGAGCGACGGCCAGTCCACGGGCCGCAACAGCGGACTCCGTAGAAAAAA CAAAAAGGAAGAtgagattaaaaagacaaaggatgAGAAGGACgaaaaaaaggatgagaagAAAGACGTGAAGGATGAGAAAAAGGATGAGAAGAAGGATgacaaaaaggatgaaaagaaagatgagaaaaagaaagaggagcCCCC aaagGAGGTTTGGATCATGGACCCGGCTGTAGACATGTACTACAGGTGGCTCACGGTCATCGCTGGTCCGGTGTTTTACAATCTGATCATGATTGTCACCAG GGCCTGCTTCAATGAACTTCAGGACCGCTTCACTAAACTTTGGATCTTCTTGGACTACACCTCGGACCTCATCTACTACACAGACACGTTTGTCAGGTCGAGAACAG GGTACCTGGAGCAAGGCCTGCTGGTGAAGGACGCTAAGAAGCTGAGAGCTAAATACAGGACCACGTCGCAGTTCAAATATGACATAATTTCCATGATCCCCACTGATCTGCTCTTCCTGAAATATGGATTCAACAATCCCGAGTTCCGCTTCAACCGCCTCTGCAAGATCTCCAGGCTGTTCGAGTTCTTCGAGAGGACCGAGACCAGGACCAGCTTCCCCAACATGTTTCGCATCAGCAATCTGGTTCTCTACATCCTGGTCATCATCCACTGGAACGCCTGCATGTTCTTCGCCATTTCCAAGACCATCGGTTTCGGCTCAGACACTTGGGTATACCCAAATATCAGCCACCCGGAGCATGGACGCTTGGCCAGGAAGTACATCTACTCCCTCTACTGGTCCACGCTAACCCTCACCACCATCGGAGAGACGCCTCCGCCGGTGAAAGATGTGGAGTACCTTTTTGTCATCGCCGATTTCCTCACCGGCGTGCTCATCTTCGCTAGTATCGTCGGTAATGTCGGCGCCATGATCTCCAACATGAATGCTTCCCGTGCCGAATTCCAGGCCAAGATCGACTCCATTAAGCAGTACATGCAGTTCCGTAAAGTCACCAAAGACCTGGAGGCCCGGGTGATCAAATGGTTCGACTACCTGTGGACAGAGAAGAAGACCTGCGATGAGAAGGAGGTTCTGAAGAACCTGCCGGACAAGCTCAAGGCCGAGATCGCCATCAACGTCCATCTTGACACGCTGAAGAAAGTCCGCATCTTCCAGGATTGCGAGGCGGGACTGCTTATCGAGCTCGTGCTCAAGCTGGAGCCTCAAGTCTTCAGTCCCGGGGACTACATCTGCAAGAAAGGCGACATCGGCCGGGAGATGTACATCATCAAGGAGGGGAAGCTGGCGGTGGTGGCCGACGACGGCGTCACTCAGTTCGTGGTCCTCAGCGACGGTGCATACTTTGGAGAAATTAGCATCCTCGGTATCAAGGGCAGCAAGGCTGGGAACCGAAGAACTGCCAACATACGAAGCGTGGGCTACTCAGACCTCTTCGCCCTCTCCAAGGACGACCTGATGGAGGCCCTCACAGAGTACCCCGAAGCGAAGAAGGCTCTAGAGGAGAAGGGCAAGGCCATCCTGATGAAGGACAACCTAATCGACGAGGCGGTGGCTAACGCCGGAGCTGACCCCAAGGACCTGGAGGAGAAGCTGACCAGGCTGCAGGACAATTTGGATGCCATGCAGACCAAGTTCGCCAAGCTCCTGGCCGAGTTCACCTCCAGCCAGACGCGCATGAAGCAACGCGTCAGCCAAATGGAGGCCCAGGTGAAGGCCGTCAAACCCGAGGACCTTTCAGAAGTGGTGGCCGACAAGGACAAGAAGGTTCAGTGA